AACTAACAACTACCTTCATAAGAAACCTTCCTCAAAATATAAGAAACTCATCTAACTGGAGACTTTCTCTTGAAAAACTGTTATTTCCAATAAAATAGCTTTTATCAAAATCTTCCCTACATAAGGGCATATACATTATGCTATCCTCTTTTACTTGAAGTAGGTTATTTATATCTCCTATTACTTCCTCTATAAATTTTATATTTTCTTTCGATAAAAAAACAGACTTTTGAATTCTTTTAAATCCATGAGATAGAAGTATTTCTGACACAAATTTTCTTTTTTTAGGTGACTCTATATCATATGTTATTAGATATATCATAGCTTTTCCAATCTTTGGGCTAAATCTTTAGCTTCTAATTTTATTACCTCTTTATAGTTTAAAATCTGATTTTCAACCTCTAAGTTTTGGGCTAATTTTTGATAAAATCTATGAGCTAGTTCTTTTCTCAGCTCTTTAGATATCTCTACTTTTCCATCTTTTTCTTCAAAATCACAAAGAGCCACTTTTTTCCTAGAAAACATTGAGTAGGCAATATCCCAAGCTAAAAATCTAAATTGTTCTATATAATCATATAGTAATGATTTTTTATTGTCTCCATCACTATGAAGTATTCCAGCATAAGGATCTAATCCAACTTTTACCAGTTCTGTTTCACACCTAACATATAGCATGCCAAAAAGATAATTTAAAATTAAATTATATGGATTTTTTGAATTTTGATACTCTCTTTCACAAAAATTCCAACGTTCAGGTAAAGATTTTGAAATTCCTAAATAGTAAGCTCTACTAGCTACACCTTCATATCCCATTATTTTTTCTCTTACATCAGATAATTCCTCATTTATACCATCTATTTTTTCTAAGCTATTATTCATAGTATCTTTTTCCTTAGTAAATTCTAAGTTTTTCCTATATTTTTCAATCTTTTCTAAATGCTCTTTTTGAGATTTAATTTTTTTGATAATCCAACTTTTAATAACCTCTAAGCCAAACTTACTATCTAAATACCTATACTGATTTCTTCTTAAAGTACTATTTTTAGAAAAATTACAATCCCAAAATTTACCGATTGTTCGTCCTATTCCATCTAATAAAATAATAGGAATATCATTTTCTAATGCTAAAACTATAGCTTTGGATGATATGCTACACTCATTTTGAAGAATTAAAATATCTATATTTTCCTTTGATACTTTATTCTCCTTTCCGTAGGAGTCTTTTATTATAAAAAACTCATTATTTGCTGATAGTTTTGTTTTTCCTCCTTGAATATATACCTCCATTTTACCTCCTTTTAAAAAGATAGCTTATTTTAAAAATATTATAACTATACACGATTACAATTTTTTTGATGTTTTTACAAATTTTAATTGTAAGTTTTCCTATTTTTTTGTAATACCACTACTCTATACTTATAATAAATTGCTAAATGAGGAGTTGAGTTTTATGGATTTTATGTTTTTAGGAGCTGATTTTATAAATAATGAATACTTTTATAAAATCAATAATAATAGTAATTTCTTTAATGATTCTAAACTTTTAAAAAAATTTCTTGCCAAAAAAGAGGTTGTAATTGGTGCTATTGAAAGCTCTAACTATTTAGCTTTTAAAGAAAATAGTAACTATTTTACGTTAAATCCTACAGAAGCTTTAATTTGGGATCTGTTCTACTTAGATTCCAATGACAAACTTCCCTTTTCTTTAAAAGTTGAAAATAAAAAAAGTATTTTAATATTTTATTTAAGCAGTGACTTCATAGAGTATAGTATTTTTAACTTCTCTTTTGAAAAAAATACATATATCTCTAGTGAACTAGAGCATAATATTTTAAAATCTTTTTCTTCTGTTTCAATAGATTTAGAGTTAAAAAAAATATTAGAAGATAGATATAATGAAAACCTAACCTTAGAAAAAATTAAAAGATTAAGAGAGTCTTTAGAAGAAAACTTATCCTTTGAATCATATGTTAATGATAATGAGTATGAATTAAACTTCAATGATTATAATAAAGCTTTAAATAGAGCTATATCTTCTTTTTACAACAATGAGAAATTAACGATTTTTGATAAAAAATATGATTATTTTCTATTTAGTTCAAATTGTTATATCTCATCTACTTTAAAAATAAAGTTAAAAAATTTAGTTAGTTCTCTAAATATAGATTTTCTTAACTTCGATTTTTCTTTACCTAGAGGAGCATGTTTTTATGTAGAAAATTTAAAAACTAAAAATTTTGAACTTGAATTTGATAAAGAAAAAATTGAAAAAGATTTGATACACTTTGAAGAACTCTGTTTTAATTATAAAACTGCTATTCAAATAGAAACTAAAAAAGAGATTATTTTAGAAGTTAAAAATCTGGAAAAAAAGATAATATCCTCTGTTTTTAAAATAGATTATCTAGAGAAAATTTTAGAAAATATTGAATCTTGTAATACAATAGCTCTTGGTAGATATTTTTATATTATGGGTGAAATTTCTAAAAAATATACTGCTCTTAATTATAAAATTGAAGCTATTTTTTTAAACTACATCTCTTCTAAAAATCTTATAAAATATAATCTTAACACCTTTCCTGAGTATATAATATTCTCTATTATAGGATTGGGAAAGTTAAACAATACTATTTATGAAACAGATTTATTAAACATCTTAGAATTTTCAAATTCTAAATCATTATATCCTTATATTTTCTTATCACTTGGATTTATTGGAACTACTACTGATACTTTAAATGCTATATTTCTACATTTAAAAAGAAATGCTCTTTTAAAAAAAGAATGCTTTATTGCAATTGGAAAATTTGCAGAACTAAATCCAAAATATAAGAGATTTGAGATGATTGATATTTTAAAATTTTGTAATAAAGAGCTAATGAAGACAAATTGTTATTGTGTCAACGAGATACTTTATTGTGTTTTAGAAATAGCTCTAAAAAACAATGGCATTAATGATCGAGTTTTGCAAGATCTTATTAACACAATCTCCATTCTTGATAATATATCTATAATTAATTGTAGTTTGAAGAAAATAGCATTAAAAGTATTAAATCTAATCCCACTAGAACAAAATGATCTGATTAACCTTAATGAGATTAGAAATAAAATTCTTCCACAATATTTTCAAAATATATGAAAAAAGAGAGGATTAGCCTCTCTTTTTATTATTCAATCCTTATTTTTACTGGATTATATCTCTTATCCCATTTTCATGAGGTTTTCTTTGTTTTAGTAGGTTTGTTTAAGAAATTTCTGCGCAAAATATCCATATTTTTCCTTTGTTTCAGTGCTTTTTTTATATTTTTTCTAGTCTTTTTCTTTTAGCTGCGCCTTTTTAAACTCCCTTTAATCGATAATTTTCACTAAAAAAACTACCTGCGCAACTTTTTTTAGCCACCACTTTTCATATCCTAACTTAAGTTTACCATCTCATACCTTATTTTTCAACTCTTTTATTTTTAAGAGAGGACCAGAATCTCCAGTCCCCTCTATATTTTTTAAAGTAGTACTCTTAAATCCAACAACACTTTGCTCTGCTCCTCACTTAACTTCTCTCCCTTTATAACAGCCTTACAAACATCACAAATCTTAACTATAACAGGAGTTCTATCAGTTACCTTCTCCAATTCATTTAAAACAAAATCTCCAGTTTCCTTAGAAACTCTATCTCTAGCCTCTCTTCTATCACATATCTCAGTAAGAGCATAGATTGCACTTCTTAAAATCTCTTTTCCCTTTATTCTAGTTAATCTTTCAGCCACCTTTCTAGCTTGATTCTCAAGTAGATCTATAGAGATTACATACTGTCTCTCTCTACTTCCAAACTTTCCTAGTGCCCAATAACTCGCATCACTTGGAGCAGTATCCACACATTTTTTTATAACATCTAAACTACCCAACTCTTTACAGATACTTCCTGCTGTCATAATTAAAGATTGCTCAACTCCCTTTAATAGAGGATTTCCTATATATCTAATTAACTCCTCCTCATCTTTTAAAACAGCATCAATCTTTCTTAATCCCTCTATGGAAAATCTTAAATATCCTGAGACAGCCTTTGATAACTTATCTGGCGGCATTAACATAATCTCCATTATATCTATATTTCTTTCAAATATCTCTTGAATCTCTTTTCTCTCTTCAGGATATAACTTCCCAAACTCTCCTAATAATAAAGACCCTCTATCCTTAGCAAAATGACTCAACAAACTGTATCTTTTAATTAACTCTTGTAAAAAGTGTTTTCCGTTTATTCCATTTAACACATCTTTTTCAATCTTTTTAACTCTTTGAATAATACTGCTTTTTTGAGAATCAACTCTTAATTTGTCATATTTTGAGCAAAGAGATATAAACTCTTTAAAAGTTCTATCTATCTCAATAAACTCTCCAGTTGGTACAAATTTTTCAGGTACAACTTTCTCTTTTAAAGGTTCATTTACTATAGTAATTTCTTTTTCTACGTTACCATCTGTAGACACCTTAACAGTGAACTCCTGCTTCTTTCTTCCTGCAAATCCAACAATCTCCATAATACCCATCTCATCTACCTTAATCTCCATAGATACACTATCTCCACGATTTAAAGGCTCTTTAAAGTAAACTCTTCTCTCTGCTATTTTCCTATTTGGAAGTTCTATATCCTCACGTCTTCCTAGATAAAATGGTAGATCTATAAAGTTAACGCTATTTTGTGGTATTACAAAGTCTGCTATAGTTTTCTTTGTTGGTAAAACTGTTCCAGATTTTATAAGGTGATGAACTACGCCACCATTTCTTTGAAGACCAATAGTATCATTTTGAATCTTTTCAAATACTTCTCCATTATTTATTCTGTAGTTATATACAGAAGCTCCTCTTGCCACCGATTTATCTTGATCTAAAACCGAATGTACCTTTACTCCAAAAAACTTCTCAACTCTTTCTTGAATTAGATGAAACTTTGTCATACCTCCATTTAGAATAACTGCATCTATCTCTACTTTTCCACCAATCTTTTCCTCTGCTTTTTTAAGAGAATCTAAAATAGGATAGATTATATTCTCTGTATCTTTTATCTCATCTAAAGACTCTAGATTATCCATAGTTAAACTTTCCGCTAAAATCTCACTTACAATCTTTTTATACTCTTTTAAAGTCATAGAATATGAGAAATTTGATCCTTGAAATATTGATGTTTTATAAATTTCACTAGTTATCTCATCTAAATTGTCATCTCCAAAACCAAAAAGTTTCTCATTTTCAATCTGTTCATTTAAATCTAACTTTATCTCCTCAGCAAACTCTTGAAAACTATCTTTTAAATAGTTTCTATCATAGTCGTCTAGCTTTTTAATGTTATTTTTTTCCATAAATTTATTCATTAAATAGTTACCTATTATTTTATCAAAGTCCACTCCACCAACTTCAGTATAACGAGAAACACCAAGATCTTTAATATCGATATCCCCTTTATTGTTATAAACAAGGGTGTGTATTGAAACATCTAAAGTTCCACCACCTAAATCAAATACAGCTATATTTCTAGGTTTTTTAAAATCTATTGTAGCAGGTATCTCATTTTTATTTTGTAAATTAACATAGTCATAAAGTGCTGCTCTTGGTTCACTTAAAAGTATATTTTTATAGCTACCATCTTTTTCTTTTACATTGAATCCTGCTAATTCTGCAGCCTTTAATGTCGCACTTCTTTTATCTGTATCAAAAGAAGCTGGAACCGTTATAATAACATCTTTAGGATAATCTCCAAACTGTTTTTCAACAGCTTTTCCAATATACTTTAAAATCATTGCTGATACCTCAACTGGAGATACATCTTTCTCTCCCATATTGAAAGTCTTGTCGCTTCCCATAAAACTCTTAGCATTTTTTATAACTCTATCTGGTTGTCTACTTATCATAGACTTAGCTTTTCTTCCTATTATTGGTCTATTTTTTTCATCAAAGAATACATATGATGGTAATAGTTGAGATTTAACTATCCCTGTAACATCAGGCATATCTATATTTAATACCTCAGTTACAATCTCTCCCTTGTGGTTCTCTGTACTCCAACTTACTAAACTATTTGTTGTTCCTAAATCAATTCCAAGATGATAATTTCTCACAAAATCCATTACAACTCCTCCTTATTTAATCTCTTTATAAACAATAGGACTAATTTGAACCTTTCCATATCTCCAACCTAATCTTTCAAGATTTACCTCTTTACTTTCCAAATCTTTAAAAGGTTCACCAATATACTCTCCATCCTCTATCTCTTTTAGAGTTACCTCAAAGTTGTCACCATATTTTTTAATAGGGCTAAGACCTACGTTTCTAAAAAATTTAAATAAATTTTTTAATAAAAACATCTCTTTTTCCTTACTTTCATCACTTTCCAACTCTTTTACTAAAAAAGCCAATCTATCTAACAAATAATCTGTTTTCCTACTATTTAACTTTTTAAAAAACTGTACAAGCTCCTCTCCTTCAAAGCTTTCCTCTAACTCACGAGTGTTTTCTTTCAATCTTTCCATGTCTTGGAACTTAAACATATCTTCAACTATTTTTTTGCAACCTTTTATATCTTTATTTTCAACAATCTTAGTTATCGATTCTTTTAGATCTAATTTTCTGTTACCAATCTCTATTAAAAAAGCTTTATAAGTAACATAATACAGTTGTCTTCCTTTTAATAAATCTGTTAAAACAATCTCTTTATTACTTGCACTCTCTATAAACTTTTCAACCAACTCATCTTTTTCGTTTTTTATCTCCTCTCTAAATCTAGGAGTATCCATTTTAAAAATACGAGCAAACTTTAAAACATTTACTTTTAAAACGTCCTCTCCAAATATATTAAAAAGTTCTCTCTCTTTAATTCCATTTGGTGATTTATCAACTTTCTTTAAGCTATTCTCTATAAAAGCATTGTCTATTTGATTTCCATAAATAAATTTTGGTTCAAGCATTTTTAAATTTTGTACTACCTTTTCTAAGTATTTTTTCATTTAAATCTCTCCTTCACTTCGTTATAAATTGATTATATAAAATGGGTATTACAATTTTTCTTCATTATTTACAAATTTAACTCTTCACCATCTTTTGGAAAATAAAACTGCATATTTTTCCCATAAATTTTAGTTAATCTCTTTTCTAGCTCTCTTTCCTCTTGCTCTTTTAAATTTCTATGAAGAAATACAACTTTCTTAGGTTTTAATCTATCTATAAGTTGGAAAATCTCTTTCTCATCTCCATGAGCTGAAAAGCTAAATCTATTTACAGTAGCCTTAAAATTAAAACTATTCTCATACAAAAGTTTAAATCCTGGAGTTCGTTTATCTTGATACCCCACAAAAGTTACGCTATTGTTCTCATTTTTTAGAACTTTTTGAGCATATAGATAGGATTTAGAGTTTTTAAGTAGCATTCCCGAGCTACAAATAATAATTTTTGGAGAATCATCCATAGTCTCATAAAATCTATTTGTAGCAATTTTTACCTCTTCATCTAAAACTCCCACTCCCAACTCGTTATATAGCTGACTTATCTCAACAGATAAACCATCAACATATATGGGAACTCTTTTTAATAATTGACTTTTCATAGCATTTTTTAATAGACAAACTACCTCTTGAGTTCTTCCAAGGGCAAAAGCCGGTACAAGTAACACTCCCTTAGCTACCACTTTATTTGCATACCTAATAAAGCCAAGTCTTTCATTTATATAGCTATTCATATTTTTAGTTAAGTTTGTACCCTCACAAAGTAAAACATCTGGAGATTTAATAGATGCTAAAGGCATTTTTTTAGCTGTTATTATATTTTTTAAAGAGAAATCCCCCGTATAAAGAACTCTTTCATCCTTAGTTACAATCTCCACCATTTTAGATCCTAGTATATGTCCTGAGTCATAAAGATTTATCTCATAATCTTGGGCCACCATATTTTCTTTGGGACTAATTAAAGAGAACACTTTTTCTATCTCATCCTTTTTAAAAATCTCTATATAGTCATCACTTTCCTTTGGTGCTGAAAGTAATAAAGCTTTCCCTAAAACCTTAGTTGCTTTTGAAGTTATAACAGGTACTTTTTCCCCTTCTTTTAATATATATGGTAAAGACCCTATATGGTCCAAATGGGCATGAGATATAATCACACCATCTAAGTCACCCATACTTGTTAATAACTTTTTTCTATATAGATTTTCATACTTAGGATAGACTCCAGGAAGATTTGGATCTAACCCCATATCTAAAAGAAACTTTCTATCTCCTAATTTAACAAAATAGCTACTGCCACCAATTTTATTACTACCACTAATACCATAAAAATACATAAAGCCACACTCCTTTTAAAATTTTAAATCTGCCCCATTCTACACCTACCCTCTTACACTTTTTCCTCAAAGTTTACAAAAAATAAAAAATTGCCAAGAACCTAAGTTCATTGACAATCTTGATTTTTATTTTGAAGTTGTTTTTTTAATTCTTCTATCTCTTTATTTTTTTTACCATTATAATCGTAAAACATCATTATATTTATTAGGCTATACAAAATGGCTAATAAAAATGTTCCGTGTCCTGCATATCCAGGCTCAAAAATATATTCAATAGGAGTTCCTCTAATTTGTGAATCCCACCTATAAAAAGGATAAAAGCAAAAGGTCAACATTCCAATTTGAGTCAGTATAATCATAAGACAGTATTTAAAATCAT
This genomic interval from Candidatus Cetobacterium colombiensis contains the following:
- a CDS encoding Hsp70 family protein — its product is MDFVRNYHLGIDLGTTNSLVSWSTENHKGEIVTEVLNIDMPDVTGIVKSQLLPSYVFFDEKNRPIIGRKAKSMISRQPDRVIKNAKSFMGSDKTFNMGEKDVSPVEVSAMILKYIGKAVEKQFGDYPKDVIITVPASFDTDKRSATLKAAELAGFNVKEKDGSYKNILLSEPRAALYDYVNLQNKNEIPATIDFKKPRNIAVFDLGGGTLDVSIHTLVYNNKGDIDIKDLGVSRYTEVGGVDFDKIIGNYLMNKFMEKNNIKKLDDYDRNYLKDSFQEFAEEIKLDLNEQIENEKLFGFGDDNLDEITSEIYKTSIFQGSNFSYSMTLKEYKKIVSEILAESLTMDNLESLDEIKDTENIIYPILDSLKKAEEKIGGKVEIDAVILNGGMTKFHLIQERVEKFFGVKVHSVLDQDKSVARGASVYNYRINNGEVFEKIQNDTIGLQRNGGVVHHLIKSGTVLPTKKTIADFVIPQNSVNFIDLPFYLGRREDIELPNRKIAERRVYFKEPLNRGDSVSMEIKVDEMGIMEIVGFAGRKKQEFTVKVSTDGNVEKEITIVNEPLKEKVVPEKFVPTGEFIEIDRTFKEFISLCSKYDKLRVDSQKSSIIQRVKKIEKDVLNGINGKHFLQELIKRYSLLSHFAKDRGSLLLGEFGKLYPEERKEIQEIFERNIDIMEIMLMPPDKLSKAVSGYLRFSIEGLRKIDAVLKDEEELIRYIGNPLLKGVEQSLIMTAGSICKELGSLDVIKKCVDTAPSDASYWALGKFGSRERQYVISIDLLENQARKVAERLTRIKGKEILRSAIYALTEICDRREARDRVSKETGDFVLNELEKVTDRTPVIVKICDVCKAVIKGEKLSEEQSKVLLDLRVLL
- the cas2 gene encoding CRISPR-associated endonuclease Cas2 gives rise to the protein MIYLITYDIESPKKRKFVSEILLSHGFKRIQKSVFLSKENIKFIEEVIGDINNLLQVKEDSIMYMPLCREDFDKSYFIGNNSFSRESLQLDEFLIF
- the cas1 gene encoding CRISPR-associated endonuclease Cas1; translation: MEVYIQGGKTKLSANNEFFIIKDSYGKENKVSKENIDILILQNECSISSKAIVLALENDIPIILLDGIGRTIGKFWDCNFSKNSTLRRNQYRYLDSKFGLEVIKSWIIKKIKSQKEHLEKIEKYRKNLEFTKEKDTMNNSLEKIDGINEELSDVREKIMGYEGVASRAYYLGISKSLPERWNFCEREYQNSKNPYNLILNYLFGMLYVRCETELVKVGLDPYAGILHSDGDNKKSLLYDYIEQFRFLAWDIAYSMFSRKKVALCDFEEKDGKVEISKELRKELAHRFYQKLAQNLEVENQILNYKEVIKLEAKDLAQRLEKL
- a CDS encoding MBL fold metallo-hydrolase, with protein sequence MYFYGISGSNKIGGSSYFVKLGDRKFLLDMGLDPNLPGVYPKYENLYRKKLLTSMGDLDGVIISHAHLDHIGSLPYILKEGEKVPVITSKATKVLGKALLLSAPKESDDYIEIFKKDEIEKVFSLISPKENMVAQDYEINLYDSGHILGSKMVEIVTKDERVLYTGDFSLKNIITAKKMPLASIKSPDVLLCEGTNLTKNMNSYINERLGFIRYANKVVAKGVLLVPAFALGRTQEVVCLLKNAMKSQLLKRVPIYVDGLSVEISQLYNELGVGVLDEEVKIATNRFYETMDDSPKIIICSSGMLLKNSKSYLYAQKVLKNENNSVTFVGYQDKRTPGFKLLYENSFNFKATVNRFSFSAHGDEKEIFQLIDRLKPKKVVFLHRNLKEQEERELEKRLTKIYGKNMQFYFPKDGEELNL